A genome region from Chryseobacterium sp. G0186 includes the following:
- the ygiD gene encoding 4,5-DOPA dioxygenase extradiol, protein MNLNDLQNISDGFKNTQRMPVLFLGHGSPMNAIEENQFVQGFRKAANEIPKPNAILCISAHWYTEGTFVTAMKMPKTIHDFYGFPKELFEVQYPAPGSPELAKETAELLLPVDVEEDHSWGLDHGAWSVIRHMYPDADIPVIQLSIDYTKPPQYHYDLAKRLNKLREKGILIIGSGNIVHNLRMIDWKNINTVGTGWDWAVEAREKTNNWLLDGNFQNIIDYQRQGTSLQYAIPTPDHYLPLMYTLGLKDQAEELSLFNDELIGGSLSMTSVRIG, encoded by the coding sequence ATGAATCTTAACGATCTGCAAAACATAAGCGACGGCTTTAAAAATACTCAAAGAATGCCGGTTTTATTCCTGGGACATGGCTCACCGATGAATGCCATTGAAGAAAACCAGTTTGTACAGGGATTCCGTAAAGCAGCCAATGAAATTCCAAAACCGAATGCTATCCTTTGTATTTCTGCACATTGGTATACAGAGGGAACTTTTGTTACAGCCATGAAAATGCCTAAAACCATTCATGATTTTTATGGTTTTCCCAAGGAATTGTTTGAAGTACAATATCCTGCTCCGGGAAGCCCGGAACTGGCTAAGGAAACTGCCGAGCTTTTACTTCCTGTAGATGTAGAGGAAGATCATAGCTGGGGACTTGATCATGGAGCATGGTCTGTCATCAGACATATGTACCCTGATGCAGATATTCCTGTCATTCAATTGAGTATTGATTATACTAAGCCTCCGCAGTATCATTATGATCTTGCGAAAAGGCTGAACAAACTCCGTGAAAAGGGCATTCTGATCATCGGAAGCGGAAATATTGTTCATAATCTGCGTATGATCGACTGGAAAAACATCAATACTGTAGGTACCGGCTGGGACTGGGCTGTGGAAGCGAGAGAGAAAACCAACAACTGGCTTTTGGATGGGAATTTCCAGAATATTATAGACTATCAGAGACAGGGAACTTCATTACAATACGCAATTCCCACACCTGATCATTATCTCCCTTTGATGTATACTTTAGGTTTAAAAGACCAAGCAGAAGAGCTGTCATTGTTTAATGATGAACTTATCGGAGGTTCATTGAGTATGACCAGTGTAAGGATTGGATAA
- a CDS encoding YceI family protein, with the protein MATKWNLDPTHSEITFKVKHMMISNVKGSFRTFTAEIEAEDEFFANAKTTATIQTDSVFTNNTDRDNHLKSAEFFNAEVHPTITFESQKLNNEIVGNLTINGITKPVTLDVDFGGINVDPWGNTKAGFSFEGKISRKDFGLNWNAALEAGGVMVSDDVKIAGELQFVKQA; encoded by the coding sequence ATGGCTACAAAATGGAACCTAGACCCAACGCATAGTGAAATTACCTTCAAAGTAAAACACATGATGATTTCTAATGTAAAAGGAAGCTTCAGAACTTTCACTGCTGAAATTGAAGCTGAAGATGAATTTTTTGCCAATGCAAAAACTACAGCTACCATCCAGACTGATTCTGTATTCACCAATAATACGGACAGAGATAATCACTTAAAGTCTGCAGAGTTCTTCAATGCTGAAGTTCACCCGACGATCACTTTTGAATCTCAGAAATTAAATAATGAAATTGTAGGAAATCTTACGATCAACGGAATTACAAAGCCTGTAACACTGGATGTAGATTTCGGAGGAATTAATGTAGACCCATGGGGAAATACAAAAGCAGGATTCTCTTTTGAAGGAAAAATAAGCAGAAAAGATTTCGGACTTAACTGGAATGCAGCTCTTGAAGCAGGAGGTGTAATGGTAAGTGATGATGTAAAAATTGCCGGTGAATTACAGTTTGTAAAACAAGCATAA